taatacagaggtgatatgcaaattgaccctcactccatcttgccatcacaagatggctgcacccacagcggaggcagggttcctgtaacaaaagatggctgcacccacagcagaggcagggttcctgtAAGGAGCCGTAATTGAGTGATCAGTAGGGATCTGAGGCTGAGCGGtgccgggctggggcgggggacctgaggctgtgccccctgcctggcgggacttgacgggggacctcaggccatgccccccaccccagcgttgggctgggggacctcaggctgtgccccctaccccagtgctgggccaggggacctcaggctgcacccccccccggcactgggctgggggacctgaggctgtgccccccacccagcggggcttgacaggggtggggccggctgggtctggatctcgcccaatggggtggggccagccgggtctgggtctcacgcaattttgaggtgcatgagggtgagcagggacttgactctgagtcccgtggtgtgccccagactctgacaagaggaagattttcatatacattttagtaattttctttcatctctgacacttctattatagagaaagggcaaatagcaatattaaaatatttcctctaattaattcccttttaatgtgcatgatttttgtgcaccaggccactagtgagtCTATAAACTGAATGGGAACTTGATGGATATACACTAATTAAGGGGCTAGAGGAGTCTAGTGGCATCAGATCCTGGAGATTCCAATGTTTAGAGAATCTAATTTTGATTCAGATAAAGAAGAATGTTCAAGCATGGAAAGGTGATAAAATTGAAGAACCAGATTCTACTGTTAGTTTGGCCACTGATTTGACCAacttttttttcatctctatttcCCCTATAACTTATCCATTAGTGGTTTAGAAACACTGCTGGGCTGCAGCCCAATAATCAGTATTTCCCTTCTGGGCTCTCATGGCACTTAGTAGGAAAACCCCTTATCACGATGTGTTACAAGTAACTGTACTATTTCCACTCTCACATGGATGGAGAAACTTAAGGTTAAAATCCACatgtcttttatcttttttttggtcaacattaaaaaatttttttattgattacagagagaaagggagagggagagagagatagaaacatcaatgatgagagaaaatcatttatcggctgcctccttcatgccccctactggggatcaagaccacaatcctggcatttgccctgactgggagttgaactgtgatctcctggttcatagttcgatgttcaaccactgagccacaccagctgggcaacatgTCTTTTATCTTTAATGGCCAGTGCTGAAGAGGAGTGCATTGCTCATGGTGAGTGATCTCTGAggataaaaatgaatggaaaacatATGTTGAAGTGGTTTGTAAAGTGTGAAAAAATACACAtactgtatatttatatacatgcacacacacaaagctaAGTTATGTATTATcagaagaattatttttaattttttcatattttttcatttattctacaaatatttattctttgagCTGGTGAGCAGTgaataattagagaaaataaatccaTTGGTGCAACAGCAAACACAAGAGTCACTGCTCTGATATGTAATTGGAGGGGACAAGGTTTTCAACCTAAGGTGAACCTCTCTTTTGGATGAGGAGCATCTTAGCAAGAAATAAATGAACTTTtcagaaagtcagagaaaagggcacCTCGATTAGGAAGGGGTTTGCCTGGGGTGACACCAGAGCACATAATGAGAACCAGGGGGTCACTAAGGAAGTCACATTTCCAAAGCTAGGCACTCTGTATCCACCAAATGAGCCCAAGTTCCCTGCCTTGTTTATTTCCACataagagacttttaaaaagctTGACATTTGCAATAAATTTGTAGATTTGTTGTCTTAAAGTAAGTGGCACTAGTAGTACTTTCTTGATAAGTGAAGTCATCATAGTTTACTGCAAAATGTAGTTTGGTAAATTTAAGTGTATTTGCAGAAAGAATTTggcagaatattttaaattgggGCTATTTTAGAAAAATCCAGGATAGATGAAAGCTAAGAGAATGCAGTGATTCTGAGGACCAAGTTACTGGAAAATCTAAAGATTTTCAGCTGGGGGAGGAAAGTGATGAATCTAATGTTTAATTCCAAAGAGAATAGGCTTTCAGGAATATaacgcgtgcgcacacacacacacacacacacacacacacacacacactggcctggaTATCTCTTGATCAGAGAACATGACCTGGCTACTTTGCCTTGAATAGAAAGCCATGTACTTTCTTGTATTGAAAGCCCCACTCCTGGCTCCCCAGACTCTGGGCTACTTTCAGAGTTATTGCAGCTGCTAGTGGGTATAGGGAGCACCCCCATGGTGGTCTATGAGAGCTTTGGTAAAGACAGGGCAGCACTGCGGACTCACTATGGTTGTCATTCAGAGGCACAGAGGGAAAAAATCTAAGGAAACCTGACAGAGTTCTTCCCACCCAGCTGGTCCTCTGCCTCTTCACAGAGCTGCTGGCTGGGTCCCTCAGGCTCATTATAGTCCTTTCAGCCTCTGCATCTGCCTGCATAGCACAGCCTTGAATGTCTCATTGCGGAGGGTGAGGATAAAGGGGTTCAGAAAGGGAGTGAGGACTGATGTCACCAAGGCTACAGTCTTATTGACTTCCACAGAATGTCCCTTGTCAGGCCTGACATATAGGAAGATGGTGCTGCTGTAGCCAATGAAGACCAGGGTGAGGTGGGACCCACATGTAGAGAAAGCCCTCTGACGGCCACTGGCAGAGGGGACCCGCAGCACAGTGCTCACAATGTAGCCATAGGAGAGGAGGGTCACCAGGAAGGAGCTGAGGACAAAGGCCAACGCCATCACGAAGTCCCAGAATTCCAGCAGGCTGGTGTCTGAGCAGGATAGCTGCAGCAGAGGTACATTGTCGCAGAAAAAGTGGTTAATGATATTGCCATGGCAATAATTGAGATGAGCCCGGGAGAAGACAGTGGGCACCATGGCGAGGAAAGGAGCTGCCCAGGCAGCCCCTGCCAGCCGGACACACACAGGCCAGCTCATCAAAGTGCCATAGCGTAGtgggtggcagatggccacaaAGCGGTCAAGGGCCATGTCTGACAGGATGAGGAAGGAGGTGGATCCCAGGGAAAAGTAGAAGTAGAACTGGACCAGGCAGTTCCTGAAGGAAATGACCTTGTGGGGGACCAGCAGGTCTGAGAGCATCCTGGGCACTGTAGTTGTGGTCACCAAGATCTCCAGCAGGGAAAAATTGcccaggaagaagtacatgggagTCCATAGGTGGGTGTCAGCTATGACAGAGACTATGATGATGGTGTTTCCCATGAAGGCAAGAAGATAAAGCACGAGGAAGGGCCCATACAGCAGAACCTGCAGGTCACCGAAACACGAGAAGCTCAAGAGGACAAATTCAGAAGGGTGGCTCAGATTTGCCATGATCCAGGGGCTGGGTCCTGCATGGAAAGGAAACAAGGAACAGATGGAGAAGCAGACATagcaatagatagatagatagatagatagatagatagatagatagatagataaatagatgatagatagatagatagatgagagagagagagagagagagagagagagagagagagagagagagagaatcattgactccGAAACAAAGATAAAGAGAACAGGGTGAAATAGGCAAGTAGGTGGTCAGTGATAAACagaagggcagagagagaaagataaagataACATGGGAGTATGAGAATCAGGGGATTTAGGGAGTCATAGAAGTAAAAGTATAGGAAAGCATAGATAAGGTGAAAGAAAAACACAGAGGAGCAGATTAATAAAGGAAGACAACACAGCAACAGTCATGGACATTTAGGAAGAAggcaaatgagaaaaaatagaaagagcaAATATGTGAGAGGgaaaaaccagaaaaagaaaaaaacagggaagaaggaacaaggaaagaaagagaattagtGTGTTTAGAGTGTGTGTACTGTAGGGGTCTGTGTCATGACCCAGAAGCTGTGCACCAACCCCTTTTAAAAAGGTCCCTTCAAGTCTTTCTGGGCTGTCTCTCTGTTGAGGACTGTCACTCATGCAAATTGCTCCAACTAGGATCATGCAATTAATGGAAAGTCACAGTTTTGAGTCAATAAATTTCTTTAGGGAGATCTTCTAGTATTATTTGCAAAGATAGAGAGCAGAAAGGACACAGGGGGTCACAGAGATAAGCCTCAGGACCAGGCAACTGCTCTGCCAGCAACTGGAAGGTCATCAGCATTCTGCCCAGTGGTGCTGCTTTGCTGCTGCAGTCTTCCCTGTGCCTCCCTGACTCCCCTCACTCTGGCATGGTGGTTGGTGGAGGCATGGCCTTGGACTTTGCTTGAATTCTTGTGTCACACTTGCTTGTTGAGAATATCAGTCTGCTCCCCTCTGTTACTTCCCTGTCTGGACCTTTAtttactcagctataaaatgaagCTAATAATAGTACTAGCTTCCAGGGCTGCtgcaaagattaaatgagtaAACTACTCGGTACAGTGACAGCACATGCTAGGGGCTCAACAAGCAGCTCTTGTCATTGTTCTCATTGTTCTTGTTACAGCTGCCAGTGAACTCATATTGCCGTGGTCCGtcatctcttcaccttctttggGGCCAACATGtatgtgaagtgtgtgtgtgtgtaaatatttcCACGGCTTTATGATGTTCATTGGAATTTTAGGTCACTgaaagtatactttttaaaactgccaattgtccaaaaaaaaaaaaaatcagtactgTGTATAGGTATACTGTAGCCTTCTCTCTGGCCCATAAAGGCTgcacctgaggctgcacctgaggctgtgtcctgaGCACCAGCAATGGCATTCCAATTTAAAGAAGAGAATTTGTCCCTCCATAAGTTTTGTACCCATCTCACTGACAAACCTTAACACTAGGTCTAAAATATATACCCAGCCCTGATGAAATTCAAGCCCACCCTTATGTCTGTGCTACAGAGCTTGTCCCATATGCAACTCTAAGTCACTTACCTTAGTCGCTAAGCAGTGTCTCCTTCTAGAGCCACTCGCATTAAGAAATCATGTATGAAGATTCTTGCCTAATGGGTCCACTCTGTGACGTGAACAACATGAAATATGTGCTCCATTGCTGTTGGCAGGGTGTTGCAGCTGTCAGGGATGTACTGAGGCTTCTGCACAGCTGGAACAGTTGGCACTTCTGGGTGGGTGACATCTCCAATCCTTATGCTGACATCTTAAATAAAGGCTTACCCTGTGTCACCAAGTCCAGGGGCTAGAATGTGAGAAAAGAATCCTTTTGGAGACCAGAGAGTAAAGATGCTGTTTCTGTCCCTTCTCTCCCAAGCATGACAGTTCTTGGTTCTATTCACTGTCTCCAGGCCCTTGGTTTCTTGATGAGGTTTAGAGCTGACCTTATGCTGGATGGGAACTTAGACTCCAGCAGAGTGATCTCCATGGGCATGATGGGAAACCAAGGGGTCCTCAGGGGATTATGAGACACTGGTGTTACTGCTTAGATTAATGAGAAGTTTGTTCTGAGGAAGTAACATTTGAGAAAAATATCTGAATGAAGTAAAGGATAGAGACCTAGATACACTTAAGCAGCTGATGGCTTAGGATTGGTCCCATGGCAGTGCCTGTATCCtggccctttccttcctcttagaATTTCCGAAGTAAAATGAGATGAGAAAGACACAAAGGAATTTCCGAGCTGGACTAAGATTATGGCAGCCGAGGTGCATGGCCAGGGTTAGATCCAGAGTTTCCACTCATAgatttttgtctccctcccagaTCCAAGATTTTGAAATCTGGGAAGCAGGGAATATAGACCCTGGGCCATAGCAGCTTTCTGTCTGAATTCTCTAGTGTCAGCTCTAGAAGTCAGGGAATTGAAACAGTTAACTTAGGAGGAGACATCTTCCTTTCAGAGGTAGGGCCCCCTGAGAGACACATCTTGGGAAATGGCCAAACATAAGGGTTTGTCCCTGACTCCTTTGATAAGATGCACACCTTGGGGATGAAGGTGAAGGCAAGATGGCAAAGGACTGGGCTCCCCAGTCAGCTCTGAGTCATAGTTCTTTTTCTCAGAGCTCAGTCTTTATGGATGCCGCCCACAtagccccacccacacccacagacATAAATAATGACAAAGTGATATCAAGTAAAATGTTTCCAGTGAAGACAGTGCAAATGGGTTCTGGGTTCAAAACCCACAAGGGTTGGTCAGGGTTGGCCAGGCAATCTCTCTGTAGGTCTTGAAACTTTAGCTGGGTTTTTGTGATGGAGCCATTGATCACAAAGCAGATTTTAGGTCATTCAGGAAGAAAAGGGGGATAATGGTTGAAAGCAGCATATTACTACTAGGGAGCTCAAGCTGGCAGAAGGAGGGCTTTTCAAAGCAGAGTTGGAGGCAGGACATCTTGAGAATTGAGACAAGTGTGTGGCTGGGTGTGGGCTTTCATGACTGCATTCATGTTCTATTGCTTCTGTAGCAAAGTAAATGCTACAAAATGCTATTGCTTCTGTGGATCTCAATTGTGGTGGTTTAAACACTACCCATTTATTATCTTACACACCCTACAGGCCGGAGTTTGACCCAGGCCTGAGTGGGCTAAAATCATGGTGTCACCAGGGCTGTGCTCCATTCAGCGGGTTCCTTGCTTTGTCCAGGGGCTAGAGGTTGCCCATGTTCTTTGGATCATGGTTCCCTTCTACCATCTCCAAAGCCAGCAACACTGCATGTCTCTGACTCTTCTCTGATCATGGAATCTTCCTCTGACACTCACCTTAGCTGGGAAAGGTTTTCACTTCTATGGATCTCAATGCAGCCACCTGGATCATTAAGAATAATCTCCCCATTTCAAGGTCCTTGATCAGATCTGCAAAGTCTTTATTTCCAAGTAATATTACAAATTCTTAGGGGCCAGGCATTGACAGCTTTGGGGCACCATTATTCTGCCTGCCCGCTGGCCTCTTGGCTCACCTATCCTAATACTACAGGTTGGATGAGAACCTGATGCTTCAGGGTCCTCAGCTGTGAAGTTCCCCCTGCTAACCCACCACGGGGCTGACTCCCCTTGGCACCCACTCAACCACCCTAGACACTGGGATTGTCATGAGCCACTCACTTAAGCTCACAGAGGAGCACTGAATTATTGGTATTGATAAGAACAATCCACATTCATTGATAGGTAGTTATTGAGCACATACTTTGTGCCAGAATGCACTTTATTCAGCTCCAAACTTTTGTCTTTGATTATGAGAACTTCATGACAGAGTGatctttaaaagtatatatttttgagTCTTAGAATCTGAGTTGGTAGGATCCTCACAGGTCCCTCCAGCCAACTCTCTAGCCTGTGCATGTTTCCCTGCTGAAAGCAgctctttctgtttttctgatcAGAACACTGTGTTAGGAGTCAAGGAGCCCTAGTAAATTACTGTGCGACCTTTGCCAGCCATGCTGTCTGGGTGTCTGGCTCATTATATGTAAATAAGTTGTGGAGGacattttctttccatctctgacATTCTCTGGCCCTTGTTAATATCACTAGTCTTTCTAATCTCTTGTTCTCCCACCCCCAGATATGGCACTCTCCCTGCTCCAGCCAAGGGAGTAAAGGCATTTTTACCCTGACATTTCTCTAAGCTggttcttctctctttttctgcctcctgctcctctttctctcaatctctgtctcattctcccttccttcatCTCTCCTTTGCCTTTATTCCAGAGATATTTTTTTGCATTCACAAAATATCTGAAATAGCATAACCCTAGATTTACAACATatgctttcaaaaaataaattttatatggtTCAAATGGACTT
The genomic region above belongs to Eptesicus fuscus isolate TK198812 chromosome 14, DD_ASM_mEF_20220401, whole genome shotgun sequence and contains:
- the LOC103297275 gene encoding olfactory receptor 6V1-like, with amino-acid sequence MANLSHPSEFVLLSFSCFGDLQVLLYGPFLVLYLLAFMGNTIIIVSVIADTHLWTPMYFFLGNFSLLEILVTTTTVPRMLSDLLVPHKVISFRNCLVQFYFYFSLGSTSFLILSDMALDRFVAICHPLRYGTLMSWPVCVRLAGAAWAAPFLAMVPTVFSRAHLNYCHGNIINHFFCDNVPLLQLSCSDTSLLEFWDFVMALAFVLSSFLVTLLSYGYIVSTVLRVPSASGRQRAFSTCGSHLTLVFIGYSSTIFLYVRPDKGHSVEVNKTVALVTSVLTPFLNPFILTLRNETFKAVLCRQMQRLKGL